DNA sequence from the Syntrophorhabdaceae bacterium genome:
CGCGATCGGGTTCGAGCTGCGCTTACCCACCCGATGGAGTGGCCGTTTCTTTTTTCAGGGGGGAGGCGGCAACGACGGCGCATTTCCTGAAGCGACGGGGGATGCACGTTTTGGCGCACGTCCCGCTCTTTCCCGAGGGTTTGCCACGGTAAAGACTGATGGCGGCCATCTGGGCACTATCGCCGACACTTTCGGCTTCGATCCCCAGGCCCGCGTTGATCACGCTTACAACGCGTACGGCAAAACCGCCCGTGTCTCAAAGGCGATCATCGATCTGTATTACGGGAAGTACCCGGATAAGTCCTACTTCATCGGCTGTTCCGGGGGCGGGAGACAGGGGATGATGTTTACACAGCGCTTCCCTGACTATTTTGACGGTGTCGTGGCTGCGGCCCCGGCAATGAGCGTCGCTACCAAGGCTTCTATCAGTGTGGCATGGGAGTCGCAGGCGTATAACGTAATCGCCCCGACGGATGCAAATGGCAACCACATCCTGAGCAGGGCGTTCTCCGACGCCGACCTTTCGTTGGTCTCAAATGCAATTCTTAAGGCGTGCGACGCATTGGACGGGGTGGCTGACGGGAGCATCAATAACGCCGCGCAGTGTCGATTCGATCCCGCCGTGCTCCAGTGCGCCGGCGACAAGAACGCCACATGCCTTTCTCAACAGCAAGTGGCTGCTTTAAAGAAAGGCTTTGGCGGACCCATGAACTCTGCCGGCGAGCGGCTGTATACCACGTGGCCGTGGGATGCAGGGATTAAAGATGGCGGCTGGAGGGCGTGGAAACTGGGGAACTCACCTAATGCGACACCGGACTCGCGGTTCTTTTTTCTCATGCAGGATGCCATACGAAATGAATTCTTTACACCTCCGGACCCGACCTTCAGTATCCTGAAATTTAACTTTGATACGGATCCCGCGCGTATGGCCGACTTCGGCGCAATATATGACACCTGGAAAGACGTGGATCTCGCCTCTTACACGGCGCACGGCGGCAAACTTATGATCGTTCACGGATTGAGCGATCCTATTTTTTCAGCAAATGAGAGCATCGATTACTATAACAGGCTTGTGGCCGCTCACCATGGGCCTGCCGAGGCAGGGTCATTCGCACGGCTTTTTTTGGTACCCGGTATGACTCACTGTGGCGGAGGACCCGCCACGGACCTTTTTGATACCTTGAGCGCCATGATAAACTGGGTTGAGAACGGGAATGCCCCCGATAAGATGATTGCAAGCGGCGCCACTTTCCCTCACCGGACGAGACCGCTCTGCCCGTATCCGGCCTACGCCCGTTACAGCGGAACAGGCAGCGTTGAGGATGCGAGCAATTTCGTGTGTGCTTCGGAAAAATGAGAATGCATGGGGAGCGCCCGGCCTGAACCTGTCATTTTCAGGCGAGGAACCGAGCGCGAGCGGGTGAGAAACCACCGAGGACCAGATTTTTATCTCTTTGTCCGCTTGCCCCCGCGCACCTTTTCGGCCCTGTCCAAGGCATTAGCCTGAGATAGGGCTGTACTGAGTCTTTCGAGCAGGCCGGCACGATTATTACGAATCCGTTCAGCAAGAAGATGACCCCGAGTTGAAATCTTCATGTACTTATCGCTCCATAAAACGATTTCAAACAGGATCGGCATTAAATCTATTCCTTTTTGGGTCAGTCGATACACATTTATCGTCTTGTTTTGGGGGTCCGGGGTCTTACTCACGATTCCCAGGGTTTCCAGTCTCGATAACCTATCGGAAAGAATATTGGTGGCTATTTTTTCGTCAGATAAAGCGAACTCTTTAAACGTATTTTTCTGAAGAAACAACAAATCTCTAATAATAAGAAGAGTCCACTTATCTCCCATAAGATCGAGGGCAGAACTTATGGGGCATAAGGAGCGTCTGCCGATTTTCATGGCATTGATTATACAAAAATAACTTGCAAAACACAAGTAGTGTATGTATAGTAGTCATATTATTACTTGCAATATGCAAGTAAGAATCACTGTTCGAAGGAGGAAAAAACAAATGACGACAAATTATGCCCAAATTATCAAAGAGTTGGATAAAGCATGGAACGCAAGGGACATTGACAGGATTCTTGAATTCTACAGTGACGATTTTGAATTAAGCTCGTTACATGTAAAGGACAAATTGGGCGTCGAAGACGGCACTCTTAACGGAAAGCCAAAGGTGCGGGAATGGTGGAAGCGCGTTTTGACAAACGTCCCGGACTTAAGTTCGCAGCTAATCTCTGTTGCGGAAGGAGTTGACTCGGTTGCGTACATATTTCGAACTTCGTACAGCAATTCGATAGTGGCAAGCATCTTCTTTTTTGATTCGGAAGGTAAGATAAGGAAAGAACTGTTTCACGGATAGGAAAGATCATAGCTGAGCCCCACAACCTCCGGGGCGCCGCCGTATGCGATTGGTGAAACAACTAAGGGCTGAAAAAAGGAGCGAGATATGCCGATTTGTGACATCGTTATTTCTGAGAGCAATTTTCCACGCAACAAAAGGCAGATTATTATTGAAAGACTGACAAAAATACTGCTGGAGGCTGAAGGATTTGAGGATAATCCGATTTCCAGATCAATATGTTTCATAAACTTGCACAGTTCAAATTCAATGTATATAGGCGGCAATCTATCGAAAGAGGGTAAGATCATAGTAACAATTTATGTTTTTGCCGAGGCCTACTCTGACGAAACAAGGGCCAGGCTATTTCGCAAAGTAACAAATCTATTTGTTGAAGAAGATGATTATACGGCCGGGCAAAAAGGTCAAAACATCTGGTGTGTTATTCTTCATGTAGAAAAGAATAATTTTGCAGTAGGAGGGGACGGTGTGAGCCTGGCGCAGGTAAGTAACCTGGTGAAATCGCACAAGATATAGAATGCCTGGCCGCTCGAGGGATTGACCTCGCGCTTAAAGGATGCCCTCCTCAAGGTCCTATGCGGATCCTATGGACCAGGGTGCCCGTTGCGCGTACCTTATCTAGTAGACCTCAATTTTGATGAGCCACTTGACCCACTCCAGCCCTTCAGATCCGGGGAATACTGCCCGGAGCGGAAAGCCGTGAAGGGCCGGGAGCGCTTTGCCCTCCCACTCGTAGGCGAGAAAGGTGCCATCCGACATAGCGGCGTTGATCGGCACCATCACGGAATAACCGTCCGCGCCGAATAAGCGTATTCCTGTTGCGCCTGTCTTAACCTTGGCCATTTGCAGAACGGACTTAAGCGATGCACCGGCCCACGTCGCCGTATCCTCGAAGAATTCAGGACAGACGAGCTTGAGGCGTGCCTCTATTCGCGGCATACAACGCAGTTCATCGTAGGCGAGCTTAAGAGGACTGTCCACCGTGCCGGTTACTTCCAGCCGGTAGGTGGTAAGGTCAATCTGCTGCATCGTGCCCGTGACATGTAGGCCGGTTGTGGTATCAAGCTCAGCGTATTCAGGTATTTTCGCGGGCGTTGGAGGCATTACGAGCGGGGGCACAACACATGACGCTTGAGGGTTTTGCCTCGCCGCGTCATCCGCCAAGGCCGCAAGACAGAGGCAGAGGCAGAATGCGCTTATCAGGATGATGCGGTGCACAACCATTGTGGCCCCGTTACCCTTTTTTCATACCTGCCTTAAGCATGTCCTTCATCTGTTTCTCCGACATAGGTGGCATATTGGGATGTTTTTCCTTGGCGTGAGCCTTGCCAGCTGCCATCAGTTTGTCTACAGCCTCGTCGTCATTCTTGGCGTCAACCTTAATTTCCTCGCTACACGGCGCCGGGCATTTGAAAGAATAGTTCATGACTTTGACCTCCTTTTTCCTATTTGCAGCAATATCGCATAGCTGCCGAATTTAAACCCCTGTGCAGGGATCATGGGACGTGGAAATGATCGCCCGTATCATCGCTTTCCGGCTATCATCTCGTAATCGGTGAATACAACATCCCCGCCAATCAACTCGGGGCCGTAGACGGATTGGAAGCGCTTCACGGCATCTGACTGGCCGTGTCGCTCGCGAGCAGCGGCATCCTCGAAAATGAACAGATGCAAGAACCGCGTGGGATCATTCTTGTCCTGCCAAGCCAAATACATCTGGGTACCAGGTTCGTTCTCTTCCACATGGTGGACAAACTCTTTAATCGCCCACTTCACTTTGTCCACCGCAGTTGCTTTTACCCGATACCCCCCTGTTTGGTAAATTGCCATCGACTTTCTCCCCTTTTAAGTAGTTTCTCGCTTTGCACCCGGGCCGCCTTTATTTGCCCTTTGGGCGGCCATCGTACTCATCTCGCTATTTCGACCCCTTCGCATATTCTGCCATGCCCTGAAAGTCTACTATTACCGCGGGTTCATTCCCAACCACCCAGGCATCGTGTCCCACGGGCAGCAGGGAGACATCACCAGGTTTGCACTCAAACTGTGCGCCATCGTCCATCACAACCATGATAGTGCCCGAAATGTGATATTGAAAATGTGGCGCCTGGCAGCTCCTGGTGTTTACGATTGGCTTCACTGATTCGGACCACTTCCACCCGGGCTCGAACGTAGCCCTCCCGATAGTAACCCCCGCAATGGTTACGAGCTCCAGTCTTCCTTTGGGAAAAGTTCGTACTTCATCCGGCTTGTTGAAACTCATCACAGCCGCCTTTTCCATGAGTTTTTCCATGGCGAACCCTCCTTACCTAAGATTCAGCGGTCAAGTCCTTGACGGAAGATAATACGCGCGAATCCAAACAGCAAGCCCGATGGCGAACCGCAAGGAGGTTCATGAGGTATTCTTTGATACCCGCCCCCCTATGTCCGCTGGCACGGTTTCATTGTACCCGATACAGAGGATGATGAAGATATGCCTTCATCGGATCTCAAAGGCTGCAACCCCATGAGAGTCCTCGTGGTTATGCACGGTCGGGTACAAGTGTGATTCGCAAACTTCGTAGACAGGGAGACCGTGGGAATGTCGCTTATTGTAGACAGTCGGATACAGCTCCCGTCCCCGTATTTCATATGAGGGAAGCCCGTACGAATCCTGCTGGTTATAAACTGTCGGGTAAATATGGTTGCTGCGAATTTGGTAAGCGGGGGGACCGAAAGAAACTCTGTGATTGTATACGGTGGGAAATAAGTAACTCATTACGCCTTCCTCCTAC
Encoded proteins:
- a CDS encoding DUF6351 family protein produces the protein MAPRKIWLTLVPLVMVVILCGSAPVFGQSNQTAPAALYSIQSLNAPNPEFVSSGSSVSVKVTGPSTESLRNASLKLNGHDINVAFAMDATGGSMTGTIQGLIPGVNVIEVYPGKGSDKAAARLTVSGAIVARRLCGELTSLKIPQGLLPSPTDVVQITSATPLAETPQLPEHCLVKGKINPRTGVNNTPFAIGFELRLPTRWSGRFFFQGGGGNDGAFPEATGDARFGARPALSRGFATVKTDGGHLGTIADTFGFDPQARVDHAYNAYGKTARVSKAIIDLYYGKYPDKSYFIGCSGGGRQGMMFTQRFPDYFDGVVAAAPAMSVATKASISVAWESQAYNVIAPTDANGNHILSRAFSDADLSLVSNAILKACDALDGVADGSINNAAQCRFDPAVLQCAGDKNATCLSQQQVAALKKGFGGPMNSAGERLYTTWPWDAGIKDGGWRAWKLGNSPNATPDSRFFFLMQDAIRNEFFTPPDPTFSILKFNFDTDPARMADFGAIYDTWKDVDLASYTAHGGKLMIVHGLSDPIFSANESIDYYNRLVAAHHGPAEAGSFARLFLVPGMTHCGGGPATDLFDTLSAMINWVENGNAPDKMIASGATFPHRTRPLCPYPAYARYSGTGSVEDASNFVCASEK
- a CDS encoding helix-turn-helix domain-containing protein, with the protein product MKIGRRSLCPISSALDLMGDKWTLLIIRDLLFLQKNTFKEFALSDEKIATNILSDRLSRLETLGIVSKTPDPQNKTINVYRLTQKGIDLMPILFEIVLWSDKYMKISTRGHLLAERIRNNRAGLLERLSTALSQANALDRAEKVRGGKRTKR
- a CDS encoding nuclear transport factor 2 family protein; this encodes MTTNYAQIIKELDKAWNARDIDRILEFYSDDFELSSLHVKDKLGVEDGTLNGKPKVREWWKRVLTNVPDLSSQLISVAEGVDSVAYIFRTSYSNSIVASIFFFDSEGKIRKELFHG
- a CDS encoding tautomerase family protein; the encoded protein is MPICDIVISESNFPRNKRQIIIERLTKILLEAEGFEDNPISRSICFINLHSSNSMYIGGNLSKEGKIIVTIYVFAEAYSDETRARLFRKVTNLFVEEDDYTAGQKGQNIWCVILHVEKNNFAVGGDGVSLAQVSNLVKSHKI
- a CDS encoding molybdopterin-dependent oxidoreductase; the encoded protein is MVVHRIILISAFCLCLCLAALADDAARQNPQASCVVPPLVMPPTPAKIPEYAELDTTTGLHVTGTMQQIDLTTYRLEVTGTVDSPLKLAYDELRCMPRIEARLKLVCPEFFEDTATWAGASLKSVLQMAKVKTGATGIRLFGADGYSVMVPINAAMSDGTFLAYEWEGKALPALHGFPLRAVFPGSEGLEWVKWLIKIEVY
- a CDS encoding antibiotic biosynthesis monooxygenase family protein, producing MAIYQTGGYRVKATAVDKVKWAIKEFVHHVEENEPGTQMYLAWQDKNDPTRFLHLFIFEDAAARERHGQSDAVKRFQSVYGPELIGGDVVFTDYEMIAGKR
- a CDS encoding cupin domain-containing protein, with protein sequence MEKLMEKAAVMSFNKPDEVRTFPKGRLELVTIAGVTIGRATFEPGWKWSESVKPIVNTRSCQAPHFQYHISGTIMVVMDDGAQFECKPGDVSLLPVGHDAWVVGNEPAVIVDFQGMAEYAKGSK